Proteins from a genomic interval of Benincasa hispida cultivar B227 chromosome 7, ASM972705v1, whole genome shotgun sequence:
- the LOC120081462 gene encoding uncharacterized protein LOC120081462 isoform X2, with the protein MAMAAFKSSSRRGGSTSVTPSSSSGASTSGKDSKPSGNSPKKATIRRSRSVSAFSRSSAADVSADFSNSRDNPLFWSNGSPPLEEARTVNLESDGSSTRISAGSSKRVSSGGVENSRGRSVSRSSDSGSVGSGSRKTGGRSLSRVGTERRERSASVTRYPVSSLSLNSESEAERDSRYSTKFNNRKTPDSLLHGRREVGLVRTRSSSSDALQQSKGLRDRSSHRLPFDLSDNCDVSVSCSFEDRLSTASSLSEAEERTVRAVCEQMKAPQSSADTTGSSDIDIPPELVNPGAIELVDLRSEYTKKLEQSQERARKLRADLAVEEHRELELSRILREVIPAPKTSMRRKASIERRRMSKRLTDDALAYFDECVSLSTFDGSDFSSLEETPPIHQVSSTTQVEDGTIPQEPAIGTSSEIDQYNLGQTSYRSNNLSKHGKGKAQFSFTKKPHESYGIKQDIGKYIQKDDNESQVVSMKHCDMMNDTNLQKAKESLLLDRVVFRSRIESGSLLLCGVSSLNCSSYYASII; encoded by the exons ATGGCGATGGCTGCCTTCAAATCCTCATCTAGAAGAGGAGGTTCGACTTCGGTGACACCTTCTTCGAGCAGTGGCGCGTCAACATCGGGTAAAGATAGCAAGCCGAGTGGTAATTCTCCCAAGAAAGCTACTATCCGTAGATCACGAAGCGTGAGTGCCTTTTCCAGATCTAGCGCTGCGGATGTTTCGGCAGATTTTTCGAATAGTAGAGATAATCCGCTCTTCTGGAGCAATGGTTCGCCTCCTTTGGAAGAAGCTCGAACTGTTAACCTTGAATCTGATGGAAGTTCCACCAGAATTAGTGCAGGAAGTTCGAAACGTGTCAGTTCTGGTGGTGTTGAGAATTCTAGGGGACGATCAGTGTCGAGGAGCTCCGATTCTGGAAGTGTAGGTTCAGGAAGCAGGAAAACCGGTGGCCGAAGCTTGTCGAGGGTAGGCACTGAACGGCGGGAACGCTCGGCGTCTGTGACTCGATATCCTGTCTCATCGCTGTCCTTGAACTCTGAG AGTGAGGCTGAGCGAGATAGTCGTTATAGTACGAAATTCAATAATAGAAAGACTCCAGATTCGTTGCTTCATGGGCGGAGAGAGGTTGGCTTAGTTAGAACTAGAAGTAGTTCTTCGGATGCTTTGCAGCAATCAAAAGGCCTGCGAGATCGGTCGAGTCATCGTTTGCCCTTTGATTTATCAGATAACTGCGATGTGTCGGTG TCTTGTAGTTTTGAAGATAGGCTGTCCACAGCGAGCTCTTTGTCTGAAGCTGAAGAGAGGACCGTAAGAGCTGTTTGTGAACAAATGAAG GCTCCACAAAGCAGTGCTGATACTACAGGAAGTTCTGACATTGATATCCCTCCTGAATTGGTGAATCCAGGTGCAATTGAATTGGTGGACTTGAGAAGCGAGTATACGAAGAAGCTTGAGCAG TCGCAAGAGCGAGCTAGAAAACTTCGGGCAGACTTGGCAGTGGAAGAGCATCGTGAATTAGAGCTCAGTAGAATTTTGCGGGAAGTAATACCAGCTCCTAAGACTTCTATGAGACGAAAA GCTAGTATTGAAAGAAGAAGGATGTCAAAGCGTTTAACTGACGATGCCTTGGCATATTTTGATGAGTGTGTTTCGTTATCAACATTTGATGGTTCTGATTTCTCATCACTGGAAGAAACACCCCCTATCCACCAAGTTTCTTCCACTACCCAGGTGGAAGATGGTACCATCCCCCAG GAACCAGCAATTGGAACTTCATCTGAGATTGACCAATATAATTTAGGGCAGACATCTTACAGAAGCAATAACCTGAGCAAACATGGGAAAGGCAAAGCTCAGTTTTCCTTCACAAAGAAACCTCATGAAAGCTATGGGATCAAACAGGACATTGGGAAGTACATTCAGAAAGACGACAACGAATCACAAGTCGTAAGCATGAAGCATTGTGATATGATGAATGATACGAATTTACAGAAGGCAAAAGAAAGCCTGTTGTTGGATCGAGTTGTTTTCAGAAGCAGAATAGAATCGGGCAGTTTACTACTATGCGGCGTAAGTTCTTTAAATTGTTCCTCATATTATGCTTCTATCATCTGA
- the LOC120081462 gene encoding uncharacterized protein LOC120081462 isoform X1: MAMAAFKSSSRRGGSTSVTPSSSSGASTSGKDSKPSGNSPKKATIRRSRSVSAFSRSSAADVSADFSNSRDNPLFWSNGSPPLEEARTVNLESDGSSTRISAGSSKRVSSGGVENSRGRSVSRSSDSGSVGSGSRKTGGRSLSRVGTERRERSASVTRYPVSSLSLNSESEAERDSRYSTKFNNRKTPDSLLHGRREVGLVRTRSSSSDALQQSKGLRDRSSHRLPFDLSDNCDVSVSCSFEDRLSTASSLSEAEERTVRAVCEQMKSIKGDCLQGHSSGSDIYDIIQYEVRRAVQDIHNDLLSAPQSSADTTGSSDIDIPPELVNPGAIELVDLRSEYTKKLEQSQERARKLRADLAVEEHRELELSRILREVIPAPKTSMRRKASIERRRMSKRLTDDALAYFDECVSLSTFDGSDFSSLEETPPIHQVSSTTQVEDGTIPQEPAIGTSSEIDQYNLGQTSYRSNNLSKHGKGKAQFSFTKKPHESYGIKQDIGKYIQKDDNESQVVSMKHCDMMNDTNLQKAKESLLLDRVVFRSRIESGSLLLCGVSSLNCSSYYASII; the protein is encoded by the exons ATGGCGATGGCTGCCTTCAAATCCTCATCTAGAAGAGGAGGTTCGACTTCGGTGACACCTTCTTCGAGCAGTGGCGCGTCAACATCGGGTAAAGATAGCAAGCCGAGTGGTAATTCTCCCAAGAAAGCTACTATCCGTAGATCACGAAGCGTGAGTGCCTTTTCCAGATCTAGCGCTGCGGATGTTTCGGCAGATTTTTCGAATAGTAGAGATAATCCGCTCTTCTGGAGCAATGGTTCGCCTCCTTTGGAAGAAGCTCGAACTGTTAACCTTGAATCTGATGGAAGTTCCACCAGAATTAGTGCAGGAAGTTCGAAACGTGTCAGTTCTGGTGGTGTTGAGAATTCTAGGGGACGATCAGTGTCGAGGAGCTCCGATTCTGGAAGTGTAGGTTCAGGAAGCAGGAAAACCGGTGGCCGAAGCTTGTCGAGGGTAGGCACTGAACGGCGGGAACGCTCGGCGTCTGTGACTCGATATCCTGTCTCATCGCTGTCCTTGAACTCTGAG AGTGAGGCTGAGCGAGATAGTCGTTATAGTACGAAATTCAATAATAGAAAGACTCCAGATTCGTTGCTTCATGGGCGGAGAGAGGTTGGCTTAGTTAGAACTAGAAGTAGTTCTTCGGATGCTTTGCAGCAATCAAAAGGCCTGCGAGATCGGTCGAGTCATCGTTTGCCCTTTGATTTATCAGATAACTGCGATGTGTCGGTG TCTTGTAGTTTTGAAGATAGGCTGTCCACAGCGAGCTCTTTGTCTGAAGCTGAAGAGAGGACCGTAAGAGCTGTTTGTGAACAAATGAAG TCAATAAAAGGGGATTGTTTGCAAGGACATTCCAGTGGTAGTGACATATATGACATAATTCAATATGAAGTAAGACGTGCTGTCCAAGATATCCACAATGACCTTCTCAGT GCTCCACAAAGCAGTGCTGATACTACAGGAAGTTCTGACATTGATATCCCTCCTGAATTGGTGAATCCAGGTGCAATTGAATTGGTGGACTTGAGAAGCGAGTATACGAAGAAGCTTGAGCAG TCGCAAGAGCGAGCTAGAAAACTTCGGGCAGACTTGGCAGTGGAAGAGCATCGTGAATTAGAGCTCAGTAGAATTTTGCGGGAAGTAATACCAGCTCCTAAGACTTCTATGAGACGAAAA GCTAGTATTGAAAGAAGAAGGATGTCAAAGCGTTTAACTGACGATGCCTTGGCATATTTTGATGAGTGTGTTTCGTTATCAACATTTGATGGTTCTGATTTCTCATCACTGGAAGAAACACCCCCTATCCACCAAGTTTCTTCCACTACCCAGGTGGAAGATGGTACCATCCCCCAG GAACCAGCAATTGGAACTTCATCTGAGATTGACCAATATAATTTAGGGCAGACATCTTACAGAAGCAATAACCTGAGCAAACATGGGAAAGGCAAAGCTCAGTTTTCCTTCACAAAGAAACCTCATGAAAGCTATGGGATCAAACAGGACATTGGGAAGTACATTCAGAAAGACGACAACGAATCACAAGTCGTAAGCATGAAGCATTGTGATATGATGAATGATACGAATTTACAGAAGGCAAAAGAAAGCCTGTTGTTGGATCGAGTTGTTTTCAGAAGCAGAATAGAATCGGGCAGTTTACTACTATGCGGCGTAAGTTCTTTAAATTGTTCCTCATATTATGCTTCTATCATCTGA